The following coding sequences are from one Molothrus aeneus isolate 106 chromosome Z, BPBGC_Maene_1.0, whole genome shotgun sequence window:
- the LOC136569116 gene encoding relaxin-3-like: MGMAKLRVLYAAVALLCAAPPGHPGAVLPAGEGDGYGVKLCGREFIRAVIFTCGGSRWKRLSLLAVEPAPAADSAQTASNKLLGSFNLQSVLDPEVEQLQRSSPFLGWETFKDLYSLNYYNEYVPVAGDFKKLVRQVEEAIQKDRGGTGNANPVESSSYLWARYPRRKRESLGLAGMCCKWGCTKAEISTICRV, from the exons ATGGGGATGGCCAAGCTGCGAGTGCTGTACGCCGCCGTGGCACTGCTGTGCGCGGCACCGCCGGGGCACCCCGGCGCCGTGCTACCCGCGGGCGAGGGGGACGGGTACGGGGTGAAGCTGTGCGGCCGCGAGTTCATCCGCGCCGTCATCTTCACCTGCGGCGGGTCCCGCTGGAAGCGGCTCTCCCTGCTGGCGGTGGAGCCGGCGCCCGCGGCCG ATTCTGCGCAAACAGCAAGTAACAAACTACTGGGAAGCTTCAACCTGCAATCAGTTTTGGATCCTGAagtggagcagctgcagagaagcaGCCCATTTCTTGGATGGGAGACGTTTAAGGACTTGTATAGTTTAAATTACTATAATGAATATGTACCTGTGGCAGGTGACTTTAAAAAGCTTGTTCGCCAGGTAGAGGAAGCTAttcagaaggacaggggaggaACAGGAAATGCAAATCCTGTGGAATCAAGCAGCTACCTTTGGGCCAGGTATCCCAGAAGAAAACGGGAGTCTCTGGGTTTGGCAGGAATGTGTTGCAAATGGGGCTGTACAAAAGCTGAAATTAGCACTATATGCAGAGTTTAA